One Williamsia phyllosphaerae genomic window, GCACCCAGCTCGGGTCGGGCGAGCCGATGAGCCGGTTGCTGCAGGGTGAGGTCGGCTCGGGCAAGACGCTGGTGGCGCTCATCGCCATGCTGCGGATGATCGACAACGACTTCCAGTGCGTCCTGCTGGCGCCCACCGAGGTGCTCGCGGCCCAGCACCATCGCAGCCTCACGAAAATGTTGGGCGGCCTGGCCCAGGCGGGCGAACTCGGTGCCGAGGAGTCCGCGACGCGCATCGCCCTGCTCACCGGATCGATGAAGACGGCGGGCAAACGCGCCGCGCTGCTCGAGGCGGTCACCGGCACCGCAGGCATCGTGATCGGCACGCACGCGCTGCTCGAGGACCACGTCGACTTCTTCAACCTGGGGCTGATCGTCGTCGACGAGCAACACCGATTCGGTGTCGAGCAACGCGACACCCTGCGCTCCCGCGGCCGCGATGACCTCATCCCGCACATGTTGGTGATGACCGCCACGCCCATCCCGCGGACCATCGCGATGACGGTCTACGGCGACCTGGAGACCTCCACGCTGCGCGAGCTGCCCGCCGGTAGGCAACCGATCACCACCAACGTCGTGCCCACCCAGCTCGAGAAATGGGAGAACCGGCTGTGGCAGGTCGTCGACGAGGAGGTCGGGCTCGGGCGGCAGGTCTACGTCGTGTGCTCCCGTATCGGTGACGACGGCACCGCGGCCGGCGCGAAGTCCGAGGAGCGTGCCGCAGAGCAGCAGGGCCCGCAGACCACCTCGGTGGTCGAGATGTTCGACCAGATCGTCAGCGGTCCCCTCGGCCGACACCGGGTGGAGCTGTTGCACGGCCGTATGTCCGGTGACGACAAGACCGCCACCATGGACGCCTTCACCCGCGGCGAGATCGACATCCTGGTCTCCACCACGGTCATCGAGGTGGGCGTCGACGTCGCGAACGCGAACGCGATGGTCATCGTCGACGCCGAACGCTTCGGCGTGAGCCAACTGCACCAGTTGCGCGGTCGTGTCGGTCGTGGTGGCTTGCCGGGGCGCTGCTTCCTGCGCACCGCGGTGTCACCGACCTCGTCGGCGATGGAACGGTTGCGGGCGGTCGAGGCGTCCAACGACGGATTCGAACTCGCACGGATCGACCTGATCCAACGACGGGAGGGAGACGTCCTCGGTGCGGTGCAGTCCGGCGTCAACTCCTCGTTGCGGTTCCTGTCCCTGCTCGACGACGCCGACGTCATCGCCGACGCCCGGGAGCTGGCCGCCGAGGTCGTGTCCGGCGATCTCACCCTGCTCGACCACCGGCCGATGGCCGACCTGGTCGACGCCGTCCTCGGACCGGGCCGGATCCAGTACCTGGAGAAGTCCTAGGTCCACGCCCCCGGTGCTGCCCCTGATCTGGTCGGGGTCGGTACGGGGTGGAACGAATCGGTCGCTCCCGCCGTCTGACCGGGGATGGTCGGGGGAGGTGGCTGATGGGCGGTCGGCGACTCGATGTTCGCACGTGGGCGATCCTCGTCGCGTTCACCGTCGTCTGCGTTCTGGTCGCGGTCATCGCGACGAGACCGACCACGCGCGCACCGATCGACGTGGACGTGGCCGGCGCGGTGGCGGCGCTGACGCAGGTGCCGGTCCTGCCGGAGCGCGCGCGTCCCGGCGGCTACGACCGCGCCGCGTTCGGCTCCGCGTGGGCCGACTCGTCCGACGCGCAGGACGCCGGCAACGGGTGCGACACCCGCAACGACGTCCTCGACCGCGACCTGCACGACAAGACCTACGTGGCCGTCGCATCATGTCCCCGCGCGGTGCAGACCGGGGAACTGCGCAGCCCCTACAGCGGCGAATGGATCGACTTCCGTCGCGGCCGCACCGGCGGAGCCGCCATCCAGATCGACCACATCGTGCCGCTGGCCTACGCCTGGGACATGGGTGCGTCGCGGTGGGACCCGGCCCTGCGGCTGCGGTTCGCGAACGACCCCGGAAACCTCGTCGCCGTGGACGGTCCGTCGAACCAGGACAAGAGCGATTCACCGCCATCGGTCTGGATGCCGCGTCGGACCGCGTTCGCCTGTCAGTACGCGGTGCAGTTCATCCGCGTCGTGTCGACCTACCGCCTCGCGGTCGACGCACCGTCGGTGCCGGTTCTGCGACGGTCGCTGCGGCGGTGTTGAACCGCCGGTCCGCGTGGGCGCCCCGGCCGCGGCGCGATGCGGGCCCGGACGGGTGCGGCGTTAGTCTGGTCCGATGAGCGCAACCACCGCAGACACAGCGGTCGCGGATCGGGTGGACGCCGACGCGTCGGATCCCGGCACGTCGATCGAGGTGCAGGTCACCGACGCCGCGCACGCCGCGCGCCGCGCATCGCGAACCCTGGCCCGGCAGACCACGGCGACCAAGAACGCAGTCCTGCTCGCGGCCGCCGACGCACTGGTCGCCCAGACCGCGCCGATCCTCGCGGCCAACGACCGCGACATCGACCGCGCCCGGGCCGCGGGCACCGGTGAGAGCCTGCTCGACCGCCTGCGTCTGACGGCCGACCGCGTCGGACAGATCGCCGACGGACTACGACAGGTCGCCACCCTGCCCGACCCCATCGGCGACATCGTGTCCGGCAAGACCCTGCCCAACGGGCTGCACCTGCGCCAGGTCCGCGTCCCGCTCGGCGTCGTCGGCATGGTCTACGAGGCCCGACCCAACGTGACCGTCGACGCGTTCGGCATCGCGTGCAAGTCCGGGAACGCGGTACTGCTGCGCGGGTCCTCCTCGGCTGCGGAGTCCAACGCCGCGCTCGTCGCGGTGCTCCGCGACGTCCTCACCGACCACGGCCTTCCCGCCGACATCGTCACGCTGCTGCCCAGCGCCGACCGATCGAGCGTCACCGCACTGATCCGCGCGCGCGGCCTCGTCGACGTCGTGATCCCCCGTGGCGGCGCTGGACTCATCGCGTCGGTGGTCCGCGACGCGACCGTGCCGACGATCGAGACCGGGACCGGCAACTGCCACATCTACGTCTCCGCCTCGGCTGATCTGGACATCGCCACCGATGTCGTCGTCAACTCCAAGACCCGCCGACCGAGCGTCTGCAACACCGTCGAGACCGTCCTGATCGACGCCGCCGTCGCCGACGTCGCCCTGCCGCGTCTCGTCTCGGCGCTGCAGGCGCACGGCGTGGTCATCCACGGCGACGAGCCGGGGATGGAGCCGGCGACCGAATCCGACTGGGCTGATGAGTATCTCAGCCTCGACATCGCGATCAAGATCGTCGACGGGGTGGACGCCGCCATCGACCACATCGACACCTGGGGTACCGGGCACACCGAGGCCGTGATCACCGACGACCTCGCGCTCGCGACGGAGTTCACCGACCGGGTCGACGCCGCCGCGGTGATGGTCAACGCCTCCACCGCGTTCACCGACGGCGAGCAGTTCGGTTTCGGTGCCGAGATCGGCATCTCCACCCAGAAACTGCACGCCCGGGGCCCGATGGGTCTACCCGAGCTCACCTCCACGAAGTGGATCGTGTGGGGCCGGGGGCAGACGCGCCCATGACCACGACACCCACCGACAACACCGGGATCACCCTCGGCGGCCCGAGCGTGGAACCGGTGTTCACCGACACCACGAACGTGGTGGACCGACTGGCCGAGACCGGATACCTCGCCGACGTGGCCACCGCCACCGCGGTGTTCCTCGCCGACCGACTCGGCAAACCCCTCCTCGTCGAGGGGCCCGCGGGCGTCGGCAAGACCGAACTGGCGCGGGCGATCTCGCAGACCGCGGGCGCCGAACTCGTGCGGCTGCAGTGCTACGAGGGCATCGACGAGGCGCGGGCGCTCTACGAGTGGAACCACGCCAAACAGATCCTGCACATCCAGTCGACCGGTCAGCGCGGCTGGGACGAGACCAAGGCCGACATCTTCTCCGAGGAGTTCCTGCTGCCACGTCCGCTGCTGCGGGCCATCTCGCGCACCGAGCCCACCGTGCTGCTCATCGACGAGGTCGACAAGGCCGACGTCGACGTCGAGGGGCTGCTGCTCGAGGTGCTCAGCGACTTCGCCGTCACCATCCCCGAGATGGGCACCGTCACCGCGGTGCGCCGGCCGATCGTGCTCCTGACGTCGAACGCGACCCGCGAGCTCTCCGAGGCGCTCAAACGTCGCTGCCTGTACCTCTACATCGACTTCCCCGACGCGGCCCGCGAACACGACATCCTCTCGTCGCGGGTGCCCGGGCTCTCCGATTCACTCGCCCGCGAGATGGTGCGCATCATCGGTGTGTTGCGGAGCCTGGACCTGCGCAAGAAGCCGTCGGTCGCCGAGACCATCGACTGGGGCAACACCCTGCTGGCGTTGGGAATCGGCGACAAGCCCGGACGCGGCCTCGACGACGCACTGATCAAGCGAACCCTCGGCGTCGTCCTCAAACACCGACCCGATCTGGCGACGGCGGCCGCGGAGCTGAAGCTGGACCGATGACCTCCCCGCTGCGCTCGTCAACGGTCGCGCCCGACCACCTCGTGGACCACCTCACGGGTTTCGTCGACGACCTGCGGGATCGGGGCATCGTCGTCGGCCCGGCGTCTCTGATCGACGCCGCATCGGCCACCGAGGTGCTGAACCTGCTCGACCGCAACAGCTTTCGCGAGGGTCTGGCCTGCACGCTGGTCACCGACCACGGCCACCGGGCGGTGTTCGACGCCGTGTTCGATCTGTGGTTCCCGGTCGGTTCCGGCATGCGCACCACCACCCAGGAGTTGCCCACCGACGCCGACGGCGCCGTCGACATCGACGCCGTCCGTGAGATGGTCGCCGAGATGCTGGCCGACCCGGACGCGGAGAACGACGGACGGCTCGCCGAGCTGATCTCGCTGATCGTGGACCAGATCGGTGGGTACCGGTCCACCCGCGGCGACGCGTTCTCGACCTACCAGGCGATGTCCACCATCCGTCCGCAGACCCTGATCGCGAGGATCGCCGCGGCCATGGCGGCGGCGGGTTCGACCGACCAGGACGGCGCCGAGCCGCGCTATCGCCGCTCGGCCGCCGATCGCGTCACGAGGTTCGGGTCGATGATCTCCGAGGAGACCCGCAGGCGCATGGTCGACCGCGCCGGACGCGACCGCGTGGGGGAGTACGCGGTCCCGACCCTTCCGGAGAACATCAACTTCCTCTCCGCCGGACGCGCCGAGATGATCGAGATGCGCCGCACCATCGACCCGTTGGCGCGACTGCTCGCGGCCAAGCTCGAAGTCCGGCGCCGACGGGCCCGCCGCGGCGTCGTCGACATCCGCAAGACCCTGCGGGCGTCGATGTCGACCGGCGGCGTGCCCATCGAGCTGACCTACGCCCGGCCTCGCCCCGGCCGGCCCGAACTGGTGATCCTGTGTGACGTCTCCGGGTCGGTGTCCGGGTTCTCGCAGTTCACGTTGCAACTGGTCTACGCACTGCGACAACACTTCTCGGCGGTGCGGGTGTTCGCCTTCGTCGACACCGTCGACGAGGTCACCGAATACTTCAGTCGACGTCCCGACGACATCGACATCGGGTCGTCGGTGGCGCAGATCCTGAGCTCGGCGCGTCTGATCACCCGCGACGGCCACTCCGACTACGGCAACGCCCTGACGGGGTTCGTCGAGGAGTACATCGACTCACTGACCCACCGCGGAGCGCTGCTGGTCCTCGGCGACGGCCGCAACAACTATCACGACCCCAGCTTCGGTGCGCTGCGCGAACTGGTGGCCCGCGCCCGTCACGCCTACTGGCTCAACCCGGAGAGGCAGAGCATCTGGAACTCGGGGGATTCCGTGGCGTCGGACTACGCGACGATCATCGAGATGCACGAGTGCCGCAGCGCGGCGCAGTTGGCGCGGGTCGTCGCCGATCTGCTGCCGGTCTAGTGGCCGGTCCGCAGCAGATGTCGAAACGCGCAGGTGGCCCCGTAGACTCCTCAGACATGCCCGACACCGGATCGCCCGACGTGAGCGGCCGTCCCGCCCGGCGCAGGCGGATAGGCGTGATGGGCGGCACCTTCGACCCCATCCACAATGGCCACCTCGTGGCGGCCAACGAGGTCGCCGACCGGTTCGACCTCGACGAGGTCGTGTTCGTGCCCACGGGGCGTCCCTGGCAGAAACTCGTCGACGACGGCGCCCGCACCCCCGTGGTGAGCCCGGCCGAGGACCGCTACCTGATGACGGTCATCGCGACCGCGGCCAACCCCCGGTTCTCGGTGAGCCGTGTCGACATCGAACGCCAGGGTGACACCTACACCGTCGACACCCTGCGCGACCTGCATCGCCTGCACCCCGACGCAGATCAGTACTTCATCACCGGCGCCGACGCATTGAGTTCGATACTGACCTGGCAGAACTGGGAGGAGCTGTTCGGCCTCGCCCGCTTCGTGGGCGTGAGCCGTCCCGGGTACGACCTCGACGCCGGACATCTGGGCGCACACCTGGCGACCCTGCCGTCCGACGCCCTACACCTCATCGAGGTTCCCGCACTGGCGATCTCGTCGACCGACTGCCGCACGCGCGCGGGAGAGGGGCGGCCGGTCTGGTACCTCGTCCCCGACGGCGTGGTGCAGTACATCAACAAGCGCAGGCTCTATCGGACACCCCAACCGGAATCACCCGGGGTCTCGGGGCCGTCCGCCCGTCCCGAGCCCCTCTCCGGGGCGCAGGACCATCTCTCATCGAAAGGACCACAGTGACAGCCACATCCGAGGCACTCGCCATGGCCAAGGTGGCCGCGCAGGCGGCCTCCGACAAGCTGGCCGACGATGTCGTCGTCATCGACGTCTCCGAACAACTGGTCATCACCGATCTGTTCGTCATCGCCTCCGCGGGCAACGAACGTCAGGTCGGCGCCATCGTCGACGCCGTCGAGGAGAAGCTCCGCGAGGTGGGACGCAAGCCGTTGCGCCGCGAGGGAACTCGTGAGGGCCGGTGGACGCTGCTGGACTACTCCGACATCGTCGTGCACATCCAGCACAGCGACGAGCGGGACTTCTATGCCCTGGAACGACTCTGGAAGGACTGCCCGGTCGTCGATGTCGAGCTGACCTGATGGGTGGTCCCGACACCCATGACAGCAGTGTCGAGCGGATGACCCCGGTCGTCCGGCGTCTGATCCTCCTGCGCCACGGACAGACCGAGTACAACGCGGCGAGTCGGATGCAGGGGCAACTCGACACCGAGTTGTCCGAGCTCGGGGTCGCTCAGGCCGCCACGGCCGGCGCGGTTCTCGCCCGGCGTGCGCCGCGGCTGATCATCTCCTCGGACCTGACCCGTGCCCGCGACACCGCCGTCGCGCTGGCCGACCGGTGCGGGCTGACGGTCACGACCGACATTCGCCTGCGGGAAACCCACCTCGGCGACTGGCAGGGCATGACCCACCTCGAGGTCGACGAGGCGATGCCGGGCGCGCGGGGACAGTGGCGCGACGACGCCCACTGGCGACCGCCCAACGGCGAGAGTCGCGTCGACGTCGCCGCCCGCAGTGTGCCGCTGGTCGCCGAACTCGTCGAGCAGTTGCCGGACTGGGGCCGGGGACCCGACGCCGACACCCCGGTCGTCCTCGTCGCCCACGGCGGCGCGATCGCCGCGCTCACCGCGGGACTGTTGGATCTGCCGGTCCGCAACTGGCCCGTCTTCGGGGGCCTGGCCAACACCAGCTGGGTCCAGCTGAGCGGCCACGGCGACACCCCGGTGTGGCGCCTCGACGTGTGGAACGCCTCGGCCGAGGTCGCCGACGCGGGGGTGCAGTGACCGACTCGGGGCCCGGTTCGATCCTGGTGCTGTCGGACTCGCTCGCCTACTACGGGCCCGAGGGCGGACTGCCCGCCGACGACGACCGCATCTGGCCCAACCTCGCCGCGTCGGCGGTGGGCGAGCGGGCCGAACTGTTCGGGCGCATCGGGTGGACGACGCGCGACGTCTGGTGGGCGTTGACCCAGGATCCGCGGATCTGGGCGGCGGTCCCGCACGCGCGGGTGGTCGTGTTGGCCATCGGCGGGATGGACACCCTGCCGTCCCCGTTGCCCACGGCGCTGCGAGAGCAGATCCGCTACCTGCGGCCTGCCCCGCTGCGCCAGGGCGTGCGCACCGCCTACCAGTGGCTGCAGCCACGGCTGTCGCCACTCGGGTGGCCGGTCGCGTTGCCGCCCGCGGTGACGGTCGACTACCTGGAGAAGATCCGCGGCGCGCTGGCCATGGTGCGGCCCGACCTGCCGGTGATCCTGTGTCTGTCGCCGACGCACCGCAGCCCGTACTACGGACACGTGCACACCGGCCGTGCGCCCGCGACCGCGGCCGCTCGCCGCTGGGCCGACGAGCACGACGTCCCGACCGTGGACTTCTATCCCCCGACCGCGGCCCACTTCGCCGATTTCGACAGCAGTGCCCCCGCACTGAGTTCCATCGCCGCTGATCACAACCCCGACGGCATCCACTGGGGCTTCGGATGCCACCGCGACGTCGCCGAGGTGACGATCGCCGGTCTGCGTTCGGTCCTCGGGATCGGCGCCGACGTCCCGACCATCGGTGCCGTTCGCGGCGCGGACCCCCTACGCTGATCGGCGTGGCCGTCGTCGTAGTGACCGATTCGTCGGCGCGGTTGCCCGCGTCGATCAGAGACATGTACGACATCCGGCAGGTCCCGCTGCACGTCCTCAACGGCGATCAGGACCTGGCCGAGGACGTCGACGAGATCGGTCCCGAACTGTTCAACGATCCCGGCACCACCACCTCGGGAGCTGTCCCCGCCGACCTCGAGGAGGCGTTCGGTCGCGCCGTGGAGGACAGCGACGGCGACGGCGTGGTCGCCGTGCTCATGAGTCGGCGACTGAGCAGCACCTGGAGTTCGGCCCGACTCGCCGCCGATCGTCACCCCGGTCGGATCCGGGTGGTCGACTCCCGGTCGGTGGGAATCGCCGTCGGGTTCGGCGCGATCGCCGCCGCGCAGGCCGCGCAGACCGGCGCCGACCGTGACCGGGTGTACGAGGCCGCCATCCGCGCCGGGTCGACCACCGAGTCGTTGCTGTGTGTCGCCCAGCTCGACAACCTGCGCAACAGCGGACGCATCGGGGCGGCGACCCGCCTGTTCGGGTCGGCGTTGTCGATCAAGCCGGTCCTGCGGATGGTCGACGGCATGTTGGTCCTGACCGAGAAACAGCGGACCTTCTCCAAGGCCGTCGGCAAGATGGTCGACGCCGCGGTCGAGGCCACCGAGGGTCGTCCGGTGACCGTCGGTGTCCTGCACTGCGAGGCACCCGAGGCGGCCGCCGACATCACCAGCCGCCTACGCGGACGGTTGCGGTCGATCACCTCGTTGATCACCTCCGACATGGGGCCGGTCCTGAGTTGCCACGTCGGCTCGGGGGCGGTCGGCATCGCGGTGTGCTCGGAGGTCGGGCCGATCGAGGGGTTCGAACCCGACGCCGCCTGATCACCAGCGCACCTTCTCCACAGGTGCGCGGCTCTGCACAGTTCGGGGGTGAACCTCCCGCCGATCGTGTGGTCGCGTCCGGGGTGCTGCCTACCGTGACGACATGGCAAGCAGCTCAGGGCGTGACCGCCGACCCGACGCCCTGTCGCGCCTGCGATCGCAGCCCGCGCCCTGGGAGCCGGAGGTCGGTGTCGGTGTCGGTGTCCAGGCCGACGACGACCGCACCCCGCCACCCGAGCGCATGGTCGAGACCGCACCCCGGGACGTCGAGCCATCGTGGGGTGCGACGCCCCCACCGCGATGGCTCGACGACGGAGACGGCGATGCCGTTGCCGCACAGTCGGACCGGTCGACCCCGCTCCGCCGAACATCGCCCCGCCGGATGCCGTTCGTCGCCCCGCCCGCCGCGATCGCGCTGATCGCGGTCGGTGTGCTCGCCTGCGTCGTCACCGCCTACAGCGTGCTGCGCGGACCGTCCGACGATTCCCCGGCGGCAGCACGGGTGGCGTTCCCGGCCTCGGCAGGAGCGGCGGCACCCTCGTCTGCGCGACCCGCGGAGTCCGGTCGCCCGGCGGCCGGCGGCCGGTCCCCGGAGTCGTCGTCCTCAGGCGCCCGACCCCCATCGGTCGACGAGCTGGTCGTCAGCGTCGTCGGGTTGGTCCGGACGCCGGGGCTGGTGCGGCTGACCGGCGCCGCCCGGGTCGCCGACGCGATCGCCCGCGCGGGTGGCGGTCGGCCGGGCGCCGACCTGCTGAGCCTCAACATGGCGCAACCGGTTCGCGACGGCGACCAGATCCTGGTCGGTTTCGCCGACCCGGCCGGGGGAGCGGGGATGCGCAGCGCGATCGTCTCCGCGTCGTCATCCGGGACTGGGGCGTCCGGGCCCGCGGCGCCCGGGTCTGGGACCTCCGCGACCACCGGTGCCCCCGGCTCGGCGTCCGCCGCGGACGGCGCACCCGTCAACCTCAACACCGCCGACGAGGCGGCGCTGGACACCCTGCCCGGGGTCGGGCCGGTGACCGCCAAGTCGATCATCGACTGGCGTTCGCGCAACGGCGGTTTCACGTCGGTCGACCAGCTCGCCGAGGTCGACGGGATCGGCCCGGGACGACTGGCGAAGCTGCGTGATCGCGTCACCGTCTGACGCCGTCGGAGCCGATCTACGTCTGCTCGCACCCGCCGCCGGCTGCTGGGCGGTCACGATCGCCGGTGCGGTCGGAGGGGTGTGGGCGGGCGGTCTCGCGACCCTCCTGTGCGCGGTGGTCCTCACCGCGGCGCTGCTCGCCCTGCGTCACAGCGTCCACGCACGTGCCCTGCGGCCGGCGATGCTACTGATCATCGCCACGGCGGGCGTGTCCGCGGGCTTCGGGGCCGCCGTCACCGCCCGCGTCGTCGACCTGCAGCACCACCCCATGGCCGCAGCCGGTCTCCTCGGACACAAGACGACGGCGGAACTGATCATCGGTGACGACCCGCGCGTGCTGCGCGGACCGGGACCGCCCCGCATCCGGGTACCCGTCACCGCGGCCGTCGCGTCGAGACCGTCGGACCGTGCGTCGGCCTCACTGACCGCGCCGGCCGACGGATGGTCGGATCTGGTCCCGGGACAACGCGTCACCGCCGTGGTGACCGTCGACCGGCCGTACCGCGCCGATCTGACCGTCGCGTCACTGCGGGCAACGGGACCGCCGCGCGCGGTCTCGCGGCCACCGGGGTATCAGCGATGGGCGTCGGCGGTGCGGCTCCGGTTCGCCGAGCTGTCCCGGCGCGCGCTGCCCGCCGCCGAGTCCGGACTGCTACCGGGGTTGGTGCTCGGCGACGTGTCCGGTCTCGGTGACGACGTCGTCGACGACTTCCGTCGCTGTGGGTTGACGCACCTCACCGCGGTGTCCGGTGCGAACTTCGCGATCGTCTGTGGTGCCGTACTTCTCGTCCTGCAGGCGGCCGGTGTCGGACGCCGGACCTCGGCCGTTCTCGCGGCGATCGTGCTGGCCTGCTTCGTGGTGCTCGTGCGTCCGTCACCGAGTGTGGTGCGGGCGGCGGTGATGGGGGCGGTCGGGCTGCTCGCCCTGGTCGCCGGCCGGCGATCCGCGGCGATCCCGGCACTGTGTGCCGCGGTGATCGTGGCGCTCGGGGTCTGGCCCGCACTCGCCGTCGATCCGGGGTTCGCCCTGTCGGTCTGCGCCACCGCGGCCCTGATCCTGCTGGCGCCCGGCCTGCGGGATCGACTGTCGGCGGTCGGTGTCCCGCGCGGCGTGGCCGACCTGCTGGCGATCGCCCTCGCCGCGCAGATCGTCACCGCACCCCTGGTCGCCATGATCGCGGGCACGGTCAACCCGGTGGGGGTGGTGGCCAACATCGCCGTCGCCCTCGCGGTCGCGCCGATCACCGTCCTCGGCACGTTCGCGGCCGCGATCGCGGGTCCGTCACCGCGAATGGGTGAGCTGCTGATCCGGTTCTGCGAGCCCGAACTGTGGTGGATGGTGCGCACCGCCGACGTGCTCGCCGGTGTCCCGGGCGCGTCGATGTCGGTACCCGACGGCCTCGGCGGGGCGTGCTGGGTCGCGCTGGGCCTGGCCGCGCCGGCCGCAGGGGTGTGGCTGTGGCGCAGGACGGGTCACGGCCGGACCGGCCCAGTCGGCGGGGTCTGGCACGATGGCCGACGTGACCGACCGACTCCACCTCCTGCTCGGCGACGACGAGTTCCTGGTCGAGCGCGCCACCTCGTCGATCCGCGCCGAGGTGAACTCCGAGACCGGCACCGACGTGCCGATCACCCGGGTCCGGGCCGGTGACGTCAGCGAATACGAGCTGGCCGAGATGCTGAGTCCGTCACTGTTCGCCGACGAACGGATGGTGATCGTGGAGTCCGCGGCCGACGCGGGCAAGGAGCCGGCCGCGTTGATCACCTCCGCCGCCGGGTCGCTGCCCGAGGGCATCACACTGCTGGTGGCGCACACGGGTGGCGGACGGACCAAGTCGATGGTCGGGGCGTTGAAGAGTGCGGGCGCACAGGTCCACGAGTGTGCCGCGTTGAAATGGCCGGAGGAGCGGGTCCGCTTCGTCAAGGCCGAGTTCGCCCGACTCAAGGTGCGCGTGTCGGCCGAGGTCGTCGCGCAGGTCGTCGAATCGGTGGGCGCCGATCTACGGGAGCTCGCGGCCGCCTGCAGTCAGCTGGTCTCCGACACCGGCGGCAAGGTCGACGCCGCCGCGATCGCGACCTATTACTCCGGTCGGCCGGAGACCAAGGGATTCGACGTCGCCGACCGTGCGATCACCGGTGACAAGGCGGGAGCGCTGGAGACCCTGTCGTGGGCTGAACACCACGGCGTCCCACACGTGGTCATCGCCGACGCCCTGGGCGAGGCCGTCCACGCCATCGCCCGCGTCAAGGGACTGGGAACGATGGACCAGTACTCGGCGGCGTCGGAGGTGGGGATGTCCCCGGGGCGTCTCAAGCGGGTGCAATCGCAGGCGCGCGCGTGGAACGCGGAGTCGATCGCGAGCGCACTGATGGTGGTCTCGACGCTCAACGGCGACGTCAAGGGCCAGGCGGCCGACGCCGACTACAGCCTGCAGCGCGCGGTGGGCCTGGTCGCGGACCTCAAACCCACCCGCCATCGCTGACCCGGACGCCCCGGGCGCACAGACAGATCACCCCGGTGACGAGGTACGTCACCGGGGTGAGATCTGCACGCGGCCCGTGGGCCGAGCGATCAGCTCAGAGCTTGTTGACCGCGATCGCCATCGCGGACTTCTTGTTGGCGGCCTGGTTCGAGTGGATGACACCCTTGCTGGCGGCCTTGTCGAGCTTGCGCCCGGTCGTGACGAGCAGTTCCGACGCCTTGTCCTTCTCGCCTGCGGCGACGGCCTCGCGGAAGTTGCGGATGGCCGTGCGGAGCGAGGACTTGACCGACTGGTTGCGCTGACGCGCGATCTCGTTGGTCTTGTTCCGCTTCATCTGCGACTTGATGTTTGCCACGCCTGGGTACCTCTTTGCTCGGTTGTGCACGACCCCGAGGGCCCCGCATTGATCTGTGGGAAAAGTGTTGCCGGCGCTCGCTCGATGGTCGAGTTCGCACCTGCTCGCGAGTTGATCGACTATCACCGAAAAACC contains:
- a CDS encoding histidine phosphatase family protein encodes the protein MMGGPDTHDSSVERMTPVVRRLILLRHGQTEYNAASRMQGQLDTELSELGVAQAATAGAVLARRAPRLIISSDLTRARDTAVALADRCGLTVTTDIRLRETHLGDWQGMTHLEVDEAMPGARGQWRDDAHWRPPNGESRVDVAARSVPLVAELVEQLPDWGRGPDADTPVVLVAHGGAIAALTAGLLDLPVRNWPVFGGLANTSWVQLSGHGDTPVWRLDVWNASAEVADAGVQ
- the rsfS gene encoding ribosome silencing factor — its product is MTATSEALAMAKVAAQAASDKLADDVVVIDVSEQLVITDLFVIASAGNERQVGAIVDAVEEKLREVGRKPLRREGTREGRWTLLDYSDIVVHIQHSDERDFYALERLWKDCPVVDVELT
- a CDS encoding ComEA family DNA-binding protein → MASSSGRDRRPDALSRLRSQPAPWEPEVGVGVGVQADDDRTPPPERMVETAPRDVEPSWGATPPPRWLDDGDGDAVAAQSDRSTPLRRTSPRRMPFVAPPAAIALIAVGVLACVVTAYSVLRGPSDDSPAAARVAFPASAGAAAPSSARPAESGRPAAGGRSPESSSSGARPPSVDELVVSVVGLVRTPGLVRLTGAARVADAIARAGGGRPGADLLSLNMAQPVRDGDQILVGFADPAGGAGMRSAIVSASSSGTGASGPAAPGSGTSATTGAPGSASAADGAPVNLNTADEAALDTLPGVGPVTAKSIIDWRSRNGGFTSVDQLAEVDGIGPGRLAKLRDRVTV
- the octT gene encoding diglucosylglycerate octanoyltransferase translates to MTDSGPGSILVLSDSLAYYGPEGGLPADDDRIWPNLAASAVGERAELFGRIGWTTRDVWWALTQDPRIWAAVPHARVVVLAIGGMDTLPSPLPTALREQIRYLRPAPLRQGVRTAYQWLQPRLSPLGWPVALPPAVTVDYLEKIRGALAMVRPDLPVILCLSPTHRSPYYGHVHTGRAPATAAARRWADEHDVPTVDFYPPTAAHFADFDSSAPALSSIAADHNPDGIHWGFGCHRDVAEVTIAGLRSVLGIGADVPTIGAVRGADPLR
- a CDS encoding DegV family protein, whose translation is MAVVVVTDSSARLPASIRDMYDIRQVPLHVLNGDQDLAEDVDEIGPELFNDPGTTTSGAVPADLEEAFGRAVEDSDGDGVVAVLMSRRLSSTWSSARLAADRHPGRIRVVDSRSVGIAVGFGAIAAAQAAQTGADRDRVYEAAIRAGSTTESLLCVAQLDNLRNSGRIGAATRLFGSALSIKPVLRMVDGMLVLTEKQRTFSKAVGKMVDAAVEATEGRPVTVGVLHCEAPEAAADITSRLRGRLRSITSLITSDMGPVLSCHVGSGAVGIAVCSEVGPIEGFEPDAA
- a CDS encoding ComEC/Rec2 family competence protein; this encodes MIASPSDAVGADLRLLAPAAGCWAVTIAGAVGGVWAGGLATLLCAVVLTAALLALRHSVHARALRPAMLLIIATAGVSAGFGAAVTARVVDLQHHPMAAAGLLGHKTTAELIIGDDPRVLRGPGPPRIRVPVTAAVASRPSDRASASLTAPADGWSDLVPGQRVTAVVTVDRPYRADLTVASLRATGPPRAVSRPPGYQRWASAVRLRFAELSRRALPAAESGLLPGLVLGDVSGLGDDVVDDFRRCGLTHLTAVSGANFAIVCGAVLLVLQAAGVGRRTSAVLAAIVLACFVVLVRPSPSVVRAAVMGAVGLLALVAGRRSAAIPALCAAVIVALGVWPALAVDPGFALSVCATAALILLAPGLRDRLSAVGVPRGVADLLAIALAAQIVTAPLVAMIAGTVNPVGVVANIAVALAVAPITVLGTFAAAIAGPSPRMGELLIRFCEPELWWMVRTADVLAGVPGASMSVPDGLGGACWVALGLAAPAAGVWLWRRTGHGRTGPVGGVWHDGRRDRPTPPPARRRRVPGRARHLVDPRRGELRDRHRRADHPGPGR
- the nadD gene encoding nicotinate-nucleotide adenylyltransferase encodes the protein MPDTGSPDVSGRPARRRRIGVMGGTFDPIHNGHLVAANEVADRFDLDEVVFVPTGRPWQKLVDDGARTPVVSPAEDRYLMTVIATAANPRFSVSRVDIERQGDTYTVDTLRDLHRLHPDADQYFITGADALSSILTWQNWEELFGLARFVGVSRPGYDLDAGHLGAHLATLPSDALHLIEVPALAISSTDCRTRAGEGRPVWYLVPDGVVQYINKRRLYRTPQPESPGVSGPSARPEPLSGAQDHLSSKGPQ